One bacterium genomic window, TGTGCGTGAAGGAGTCCCGATGTTGCTCGATTACACCGGCCGCAATTACCACCAGGCCACCTTCAATTTTATCGAGGGTCAAAAAATCCATCCAGTGTCAGTTTTGACCACAAATGCAGACTATGTCCAACTCAACCAGGCGATGCGCGAAATCGAGGCAGCCTCCTTGTGCGGATACATCATGTGGGAGTGGGGATATGAGAAATTCATGAAGATATATCACAGCGACAAAGCTTTCCCAGAGGCGCTCAAAGAGACTACCGGTGTTGATGTCGCACAACTTGAAAGCCAATGGCTGCAGTTCCTCCCCGAACATACTGACGAAAAGGAAGCCCAGCGCTTACAGGGAGGCATACAGTGACCAGCGACAATCAGTGGCAGACTTCCATCACGGAAATCGCGCCTAACTCAATCTGTGTTCGCGGCTATGACGTTGCCGAACTTATGGATCACACCAGTTTCAGCGATACAATATTCCTGGTGCTCAAAGGCGAACTGCCCGATCAGCGTCAGTCTGAAATGTTTCGCGCCATAATGGTATCGTCAGTTGATCACGGTGTTACACCGCCGTCGGTATTGGCGGCGCGCACCGTAATGTCGGCGGGCAATTCACTCAATACTGCGGTCGCAGCTGGAATTATGGCCATCGGCGATGTCCACGGCGGCGCTATCGAGCAGTCAGCGCGCATTATGCAGGAAACCGCCAAGAAAGCCGGCGATGTCGATGCACTTGCAAACGAACTGGTGACAACAATGAAAGAGAAAAATCAACGCATGCCCGGCTTTGGCCATCGTTTGCATACCGCTGATCCGCGCACGGCAAAGATGTTTGAGATTGCAAGGAAGAACAATTTCTCGGGACGCCATACATCGCTGGCTCAAGCGATTGAAAGAGCTTTTGCCGAAATCGGTGGCAAACCGTTGCCAATCAATGTCGATGGCGCCATCGCCGCCGTCACTTCCGACATGGGCTTTGACTGGCGGCTCGGAAAAGCATTCTTCATGCTCTCCCGAATCTCAGGTTTGATTGCACACGTCTACGAAGAGAAAACCACGCAGAAGCCGATGCGCAAGCTGGGCGACACCAACGCAGCATATATTGGGCCGCCGCGACGCTCGCTGAAATAGTTGCAGTGTTTCACGGACTCTATTCGCTTCAAAGGACTCTGAAGGTGCGACATCTACTTGCCGCGATGTCAATGTTAATGACGGTCGCATTGATAGCTTGCGGTCCAAAGCCCAAGACTCCTTCTCCGGCTGTTGAGCCTCCGACTGCGATGACAGGCGTAGCTCCTTCGCATCTGACTGTAACCGCATCAACCTCAGGTGCTGAATTGCGCTGGCAGACAAATCAACCGGCAAATCGCGTCCTAAGCGGTTACAACATCTACCTGGCACGCGAGGATGGCGCATTCGAGAAGATCACTTCATCGCCATATCCCGGCGACCTCGATCCCGGTTACGAGTTCGAAACCTACCGGGCGACTGGATTAGACAACGGCGTGCGTTATCGTTTTCGAATCAGCATTGTCTATCCCAATGCCGCAGAGTCATTCTGTGAGGATACAGTTGAGACCATCCCCAGACCA contains:
- a CDS encoding citryl-CoA lyase; its protein translation is MTSDNQWQTSITEIAPNSICVRGYDVAELMDHTSFSDTIFLVLKGELPDQRQSEMFRAIMVSSVDHGVTPPSVLAARTVMSAGNSLNTAVAAGIMAIGDVHGGAIEQSARIMQETAKKAGDVDALANELVTTMKEKNQRMPGFGHRLHTADPRTAKMFEIARKNNFSGRHTSLAQAIERAFAEIGGKPLPINVDGAIAAVTSDMGFDWRLGKAFFMLSRISGLIAHVYEEKTTQKPMRKLGDTNAAYIGPPRRSLK
- a CDS encoding fibronectin type III domain-containing protein, whose product is MRHLLAAMSMLMTVALIACGPKPKTPSPAVEPPTAMTGVAPSHLTVTASTSGAELRWQTNQPANRVLSGYNIYLAREDGAFEKITSSPYPGDLDPGYEFETYRATGLDNGVRYRFRISIVYPNAAESFCEDTVETIPRPQGWIRLNSSFSKEDAGFSFARLQAVSTDDLSNDIYLTVIDAKAHLASPQRIDVVLRRTQFYPVSAQSADNFDESPPPIGDGKDVIPIRTGSRLYLKTQDGCYALVQIDRIDVKGKSVELSFVYQTRPNTFTF